A window of the Lactuca sativa cultivar Salinas chromosome 5, Lsat_Salinas_v11, whole genome shotgun sequence genome harbors these coding sequences:
- the LOC128134105 gene encoding vacuolar cation/proton exchanger 2-like — translation MRQAVALLNDEDVDANSSSSSKRPSTFLNFVALGNTFISNYGLPIVQSAGKSAVLNSLIGHLALPTGEGGATRAPICIELKRDGEGEGIQFHGMLRVVQQSLLGSILANMLLVLECTFFCGGIFLPKKEHVLQPSCDELRVAVNGSDGSLCNAYYIWGLLLLILGNAAEHASAIMFVMNDKLDISLRVAIGSSTQISMFVIPFCVVVGWIMGHPLDLNFQLFETTTLIMTVLVVAFMLQDGTSNYFKGVMLVFCYLIVAASFFVHIDPLSIRPKKLEWDWTIVLPDLLLSMDVVVFGNGIVDVVVVVIVVVPQSTKSKP, via the exons ATGCGGCAGGCTGTGGCTTTGCTTAACGATGAAGATGTTGATGCAAATTCATCGTCTTCTTCAAAACGCCCTTCCACATTTCTTAATTTTGTTGCTCTTGGCAATACT TTCATTTCTAATTATGGGCTACCAATTGTTCAGAGTGCAGGTAAATCAGCAGTTTTGAACAGTTTGATTGGGCATCTTGCTCTG CCAACTGGTGAAGGTGGTGCAACTCGCGCGCCTATATGTATTGAATTAAAGAGGGATG GGGAGGGTGAAGGAATTCAATTCCATGGTATGCTACGTGTTGTGCAACAATCATTACTAGGGTCAATTTTGGCAAACATGTTGCTTGTTCTTGAATGCACGTTTTTCTGTGGAGGAATCTTTCTTCCTAAAAAGGAACACGTTTTGCAGCCTAGTTGTGATGAGCTCAGGGTTGCTGTTAATGGCAGTGATGGGTCT TTGTGTAATGCTTATTACATATGGGGCCTACTTCTTCTTATTCTTGGAAATGCAGCAGAACATGCAAGTGCCATCATGTTTGTCATGAATGACAAGCTT GATATCTCTTTAAGAGTCGCGATTGGCTCCTCAACACAAATATCTATGTTTGT AATTCCATTTTGTGTGGTTGTTGGGTGGATCATGGGGCATCCTTTGGACCtaaattttcaactttttgagACAACAACTCTTATTATGACAGTTCTAGTAGTGGCTTTCATGTTGCAA GATGGAACATCCAATTACTTCAAGGGAGTAATGCTTGTGTTTTGCTATTTGATAGTTGCTGCAAGTTTCTTTGTACATATAGACCCTCTATCTATAC GTCCAAAGAAACTTGAATGGGATTGGACCATTGTGCTTCCTGATTTGCTACTATCAATGGATGTT GTAGTCTTTGGTAATGGAATCGTGgacgtggtggtggtggttatcgTGGTGGTGCCCCAGTCAACCAAATCCAAACCTTAA